One Pectinophora gossypiella chromosome 9, ilPecGoss1.1, whole genome shotgun sequence genomic region harbors:
- the LOC126369435 gene encoding uncharacterized protein LOC126369435, with amino-acid sequence MFIGLLVFFASIQHLYNTHAASTRKHDQTPIIFPGPIQDLSNRYGSGPEPVRVPDECQGKNFCTIKPPDYPQDKFNKLFKGRKQISQASLVPEDLFDNRQGDPSEADGCETKLSYEPLYQVRASRTGDWRTVVQSPEENFIQRVRLEECRDSTTACFTIAGDLGIETFCKQKYSVWDILVSDGMNGTERVKTELPICCSCHYRL; translated from the exons gcATCCATACAACATTTATACAACACGCATGCTGCTTCAACAAGaa AACACGATCAAACGCCTATCATCTTCCCGGGGCCGATACAAGACCTCAGCAACCGGTATGGGTCCGGTCCTGAACCAGTAAGGGTACCGGACGAGTGCCAGGGCAAGAACTTCTGCACCATCAAACCTCCTGACTACCCGCAAGACAAGTTCAACAAACTCTTCAAAGGACGA AAACAAATATCACAGGCATCTCTGGTGCCTGAGGACTTGTTCGACAACCGGCAGGGAGACCCCAGCGAGGCGGACGGGTGTGAAACCAAGCTctct TACGAGCcattgtaccaggtgagagccagTAGGACCGGTGACTGGAGAACGGTAGTACAGTCACCAGAAGAGAACTTCATTCAGAGGGTGCGATTGGAAGAATGCAG GGACAGTACGACCGCTTGCTTCACAATAGCCGGGGACCTCGGCATCGAAACATTctgtaaacaaaaatacagCGTGTGGGACATCCTCGTGTCCGACGGGATGAATGGCACAGAGCGAGTCAAGACAGAACTTCCCATCTGTTGTTCCTGCCACTACCGCCTCTGA